One window of Desulfobacca acetoxidans DSM 11109 genomic DNA carries:
- a CDS encoding metal-sensitive transcriptional regulator, whose translation MALCGDDHPKLIARINRIEGQIRGLKKMVEENQDCMQVLKQIAAAGGALRSLGAIILEDHLKGCVANAIRNQDHESELIAEVVDIFNKFSK comes from the coding sequence ATGGCCCTGTGTGGTGATGATCATCCCAAATTGATTGCGCGGATAAATCGAATTGAGGGACAGATACGCGGTCTCAAGAAAATGGTAGAAGAGAATCAAGACTGCATGCAGGTGTTAAAACAGATAGCAGCCGCGGGAGGCGCCTTGAGGTCGTTGGGCGCGATTATTTTAGAAGATCATCTGAAAGGTTGCGTTGCGAATGCGATTCGAAATCAGGACCACGAGTCGGAACTGATAGCGGAAGTTGTCGATATTTTTAATAAGTTCAGTAAATAG
- a CDS encoding DNA-methyltransferase produces the protein MVSPFHRLINGDARDLSFLEDESIHLVVTSPPYWNLKHYNENPDQLGHFKNYETFLNELEKVWRQVFRVFVPGGRLVCVVGDVCVARRAFGRHLVFPLHADICVTCRKIGFDNLNPIIWHKIANASYEVANGSKFLGKPYEPNAIIKNDMEFILMQRKPGGYRKPSDYQRNESKISKEKFNQWFKQIWHIPGASTRHHPAPFPLELATRLIRMFSFVNDTVLDPFCGSGTTMIAAMRTKRNSIGIEVDPDYCKLAAKYLKVENTDLFSRTNLIFEKASMSSASSVQEDHELYKIKPAKHKLA, from the coding sequence ATGGTGTCTCCATTCCACAGACTGATCAATGGTGACGCTCGAGATTTATCTTTCTTGGAAGATGAATCTATACATCTCGTCGTCACCTCTCCGCCATATTGGAATCTCAAACATTATAATGAGAATCCGGACCAATTGGGACATTTTAAAAATTATGAAACCTTTCTTAACGAGCTTGAAAAAGTCTGGAGGCAGGTTTTTCGGGTTTTTGTACCCGGCGGCCGACTTGTCTGCGTCGTTGGTGACGTCTGCGTGGCCAGGCGCGCTTTTGGCAGGCACCTGGTTTTCCCGCTTCATGCCGATATTTGTGTTACATGTCGGAAGATCGGCTTCGACAATCTTAACCCCATCATTTGGCATAAGATTGCCAATGCCTCTTATGAAGTCGCCAACGGTTCCAAGTTCTTAGGTAAACCGTATGAACCTAATGCGATAATAAAAAACGATATGGAATTTATCCTCATGCAGCGAAAACCCGGAGGATACCGAAAACCATCGGATTACCAAAGGAATGAAAGCAAAATATCAAAAGAAAAATTTAATCAATGGTTTAAGCAGATCTGGCATATTCCCGGTGCCTCTACCAGGCATCATCCGGCGCCCTTCCCCTTGGAACTGGCCACCCGACTTATCCGGATGTTCTCATTTGTCAATGATACGGTTCTTGATCCATTTTGTGGCTCAGGAACAACCATGATTGCCGCTATGAGAACTAAACGTAACAGCATTGGTATAGAAGTCGATCCGGATTATTGTAAGCTTGCAGCAAAATACCTGAAAGTCGAAAATACCGATCTTTTTTCACGGACCAATTTAATATTTGAAAAAGCTTCGATGAGCAGCGCTTCTTCAGTTCAAGAAGATCATGAATTGTACAAAATTAAACCTGCCAAGCATAAACTTGCATAG
- a CDS encoding heavy metal translocating P-type ATPase, with the protein MSAKAFVIRMIVALMAVLGFAVHNWTGMAPLKWFGLVFYCICFAMYAKSLVTALTQTKRVTADLLVVTVMVVSLLAGQPLSGALVAWFISMGLAISFYIIERTRSKIEALTKERRRLVRVVRNEKIMELPVEQVCQGDTVIVAQGEMIPVDGEIVEGASSIDESVITGEPFSVFKMTGDRVTSGAISLTSQLNVRATKPGDKGFLYVIAKEIEASLKVKPKIQRKADTIVQFFISGVVLYAIGVFLFTGVLTGDVAAGLIRMAAVTAVACPCAWALSVPTAFAAAIGSLSGRGILVRGGTPLEIAGQASSVVLDKTGTVTLAEPKVVGIESFGASSDELLRIIASVESGFNHPIANAIISYASAKGVRPLKAEGSEYLPGLGIKSFVQGREVVLGSTKTVKALGMTVPSEIDLKGRATWIGIDGEVVGAVVIQDELREYAGGLGKALHAFGLKNVVLATGDNEEAEARRVAQLIGADGYYWGLKPDDKISLVKELGAQGLTVMVGDGVNDATALAAADVGVSIGRTKADLAIKSSDIIILRDDATCLLSIFQTGKKLIRVIKQNYAWAIGFNVAGIALATGGLLSPWLAALFHHISSVLVVLNSARLVRMRILTDIICQPKKNPVCCQTGHKN; encoded by the coding sequence ATGTCCGCAAAGGCTTTTGTGATTAGAATGATAGTGGCACTTATGGCCGTCCTAGGTTTCGCCGTTCATAATTGGACTGGTATGGCGCCGCTCAAGTGGTTCGGCCTGGTTTTCTATTGTATCTGTTTCGCCATGTACGCGAAATCGTTGGTTACGGCACTAACCCAAACCAAGAGGGTAACAGCGGATCTGCTAGTTGTAACAGTTATGGTAGTTTCGTTACTTGCCGGACAACCGTTAAGCGGTGCACTCGTAGCATGGTTTATCAGTATGGGTCTTGCCATTTCCTTTTACATTATCGAAAGGACCCGAAGCAAAATTGAGGCTCTTACGAAAGAGAGGCGCAGACTTGTCCGGGTCGTCAGAAACGAAAAGATCATGGAATTGCCCGTCGAACAGGTTTGTCAAGGTGATACGGTCATTGTAGCGCAAGGTGAGATGATACCGGTGGACGGGGAGATTGTAGAAGGTGCTTCCTCCATCGACGAATCCGTGATCACCGGTGAGCCGTTTTCGGTTTTCAAGATGACCGGCGATCGTGTTACCTCGGGGGCCATCAGCCTTACTTCGCAGTTGAATGTCCGGGCCACCAAACCCGGCGACAAGGGGTTCCTCTATGTGATAGCTAAAGAAATTGAGGCATCATTGAAAGTTAAGCCCAAGATTCAACGAAAAGCCGATACGATTGTTCAGTTTTTCATCTCCGGTGTAGTCCTGTATGCAATCGGCGTGTTTCTCTTCACCGGCGTCCTAACCGGCGATGTTGCTGCAGGTCTCATTCGTATGGCCGCCGTGACCGCGGTAGCATGTCCCTGCGCCTGGGCGCTGTCTGTGCCCACGGCCTTTGCCGCAGCCATCGGCAGTCTGAGCGGCCGCGGCATTTTAGTGCGCGGCGGCACTCCTTTGGAGATTGCGGGGCAAGCGTCTTCCGTGGTTCTCGATAAAACCGGCACGGTCACCCTGGCCGAGCCGAAAGTGGTTGGGATTGAGTCCTTCGGGGCATCTTCTGATGAATTGCTTCGGATCATCGCTTCAGTTGAATCTGGTTTTAACCATCCCATTGCCAATGCGATCATATCTTACGCCTCTGCCAAAGGGGTGCGGCCGCTAAAGGCAGAAGGCTCCGAATACCTTCCCGGTCTTGGCATCAAGTCATTTGTCCAAGGGCGCGAGGTAGTCTTGGGATCGACCAAAACAGTCAAGGCATTAGGCATGACCGTGCCCTCGGAGATTGATCTTAAGGGACGGGCCACCTGGATCGGAATTGATGGCGAAGTTGTGGGGGCTGTCGTCATCCAAGACGAGCTTAGAGAATATGCCGGGGGGCTTGGCAAAGCGCTTCATGCCTTTGGCCTAAAAAATGTCGTGCTGGCAACCGGAGACAATGAGGAAGCCGAAGCGCGACGTGTGGCCCAACTCATCGGAGCAGACGGCTATTACTGGGGTTTGAAGCCTGATGACAAGATATCGCTCGTAAAAGAGCTTGGCGCCCAAGGGCTTACGGTGATGGTTGGTGACGGCGTCAACGACGCCACCGCGCTTGCGGCAGCAGATGTGGGAGTTTCCATCGGCCGCACCAAAGCTGACCTGGCCATTAAATCTTCCGATATCATCATATTGCGTGATGACGCCACTTGTCTGTTGAGCATTTTCCAAACAGGTAAGAAACTTATCCGGGTTATCAAGCAGAATTACGCCTGGGCCATCGGTTTTAATGTAGCCGGGATTGCGCTGGCAACAGGAGGGCTTCTAAGCCCATGGCTGGCGGCCCTGTTTCATCATATCAGTTCAGTACTGGTCGTACTCAATTCCGCCCGGTTGGTTCGCATGAGAATCTTGACAGATATAATTTGCCAACCCAAAAAAAACCCGGTCTGTTGCCAGACCGGGCATAAAAATTAA
- a CDS encoding transposase, with protein MQEKDIKRIVIKQLKIKFPYWRRLTKKQKKALVEEALRDVMENYQPSQAMPVSLHELTNTPVPPAGIILLSEMGKFIENRTRGFLPFTKQYSQRYLNDRELRLIDSLLDDRILNDLLACPGYTPSMRQISPAHLFRAELLKALRYADLSYRKYCDLHVNRLENKSVRAFLHLPLHRKIMVHHSQLSQFRSTLTITHLVNLMVYITHLLVKEINLPYPFQICGVDSTDLASSCCPVPLATLTVGQKKVRIYNELDADCGKRRKKRNKSEYFVGYRLHSLNVIAPDSGHNYPLLSLVAPANHHDNLLLPQLVAFAKAMGLNIQVITADAAYGDAEQNQQIKKEYGVTVVTSPSQKVKTPEHVDPDRRHVFMDEYCETPMRYLGTTDTGHEFGCDAQTNECFRAPLCPQCREIPFDSGQFGQLPDIFEGVDQIRKLRKHMERSYNLFKHGAGLERLRLKSQQSVMAAVTFAQLATGLMEIARHHQSSEKKHRPKQLQLAA; from the coding sequence ATGCAAGAAAAAGATATCAAGCGGATCGTGATTAAGCAACTCAAGATCAAATTTCCTTACTGGCGACGCCTTACCAAGAAACAGAAGAAAGCCTTGGTTGAAGAAGCGTTGCGCGATGTCATGGAAAATTACCAGCCAAGTCAAGCCATGCCTGTGTCGCTCCATGAGTTAACCAACACGCCGGTTCCCCCGGCAGGTATTATCCTATTGTCGGAGATGGGCAAATTTATCGAAAATCGTACTCGTGGCTTCTTGCCCTTTACCAAGCAGTATTCCCAACGATATCTCAATGATCGGGAACTCCGCCTGATTGACAGCCTGCTGGATGACCGGATACTCAACGACCTCCTGGCATGCCCGGGTTATACGCCGTCGATGCGGCAAATCTCCCCGGCTCACTTATTCCGGGCAGAACTCTTGAAAGCCTTACGGTATGCTGACCTGAGCTATCGGAAGTATTGCGATTTGCACGTCAACCGGTTAGAAAACAAATCCGTTCGCGCCTTTTTACATCTCCCCCTGCACAGGAAAATTATGGTGCATCACAGTCAATTGAGTCAATTCCGGAGCACTTTGACCATAACCCACTTGGTCAATCTGATGGTTTACATCACCCACCTTTTGGTTAAAGAGATCAACCTACCGTATCCATTCCAGATTTGCGGGGTTGATTCTACTGATCTGGCCAGTTCGTGCTGTCCGGTGCCCTTAGCAACGCTCACCGTGGGTCAGAAGAAGGTCCGTATTTACAATGAACTCGATGCCGATTGCGGCAAGCGACGGAAAAAGAGAAATAAATCAGAATACTTCGTCGGCTACCGGTTGCATAGCCTGAACGTTATTGCCCCGGACAGCGGCCACAACTATCCGCTGCTCTCTTTAGTGGCCCCCGCAAATCATCATGATAATCTTCTCCTCCCCCAACTTGTCGCCTTTGCCAAGGCGATGGGCCTGAATATACAGGTGATCACGGCTGATGCCGCCTATGGCGATGCCGAACAGAACCAGCAGATAAAAAAAGAGTATGGCGTGACGGTAGTCACCTCTCCCAGCCAGAAGGTCAAGACCCCAGAGCATGTAGACCCTGATCGGCGTCACGTCTTTATGGACGAATATTGTGAAACCCCCATGCGTTATCTCGGAACCACCGACACCGGGCACGAGTTTGGCTGTGACGCCCAGACTAACGAATGTTTTCGGGCTCCGCTTTGCCCCCAATGCCGAGAAATACCTTTTGATTCCGGACAATTTGGCCAACTTCCGGATATCTTCGAGGGAGTCGACCAGATCCGCAAGCTTCGCAAGCATATGGAAAGATCGTACAATCTGTTCAAGCATGGCGCTGGCTTAGAACGCTTACGCCTGAAATCACAGCAGAGTGTGATGGCCGCCGTAACTTTTGCGCAATTGGCCACCGGACTCATGGAAATTGCCAGGCACCACCAATCGTCAGAAAAGAAGCATCGACCCAAGCAATTGCAGTTGGCGGCCTAA
- a CDS encoding translation initiation factor IF-2 N-terminal domain-containing protein — MSKTRVFDLAKELGVDAGELARFLKEKMGLESIHHLSGLDDRTVKQFRQIWPEVILNQSQASLFDPLPITESKISSDNSLIAKLQQVFKYLLELKNLAIPPKRDLKEYGDKTWWQANLPLSPFGCFLREDGRLENKDAWLEVHKQQIPPYPEPPSILAEWIAMDGRDPSKHPSYHSSVSGLSNEEQEELDAIPERIDDLEKDKQYLESQTTPDSVAISQVKGVLDEKYRRWEELEAKKEIKFEDSLDRVAAWETWRLKKWEPWAAEALPKTRIQKFYGELFAAYQRFQKEGEDIELVWGHGLLLWVVKNFYVRRPVLTTRMELNFEAERGIFSVTPTEGVTRLETDMLTLIDLPNVSLLAERNVSMILRHPGSIISVSLLGFPPCS, encoded by the coding sequence ATGTCTAAGACTAGAGTATTTGATCTGGCAAAAGAATTAGGAGTGGATGCAGGAGAGCTTGCCCGTTTTCTCAAGGAAAAAATGGGTCTAGAGTCCATTCATCATCTAAGTGGTTTAGACGATCGAACGGTAAAGCAGTTTCGACAAATTTGGCCCGAAGTAATTCTTAACCAATCCCAAGCTAGTTTATTTGATCCTCTCCCTATAACCGAATCAAAAATAAGTTCAGATAATAGCCTGATTGCCAAGCTCCAGCAAGTCTTCAAATATTTGTTAGAACTTAAAAACCTGGCAATCCCACCGAAACGTGATCTTAAAGAATATGGAGACAAGACTTGGTGGCAAGCTAATCTTCCCCTTTCTCCTTTTGGGTGTTTTTTGCGTGAAGATGGCAGACTTGAAAATAAGGATGCCTGGCTGGAAGTTCACAAGCAACAGATACCGCCTTACCCTGAGCCTCCTTCTATTCTTGCAGAATGGATTGCCATGGATGGCCGGGACCCTTCCAAGCATCCTTCTTACCATAGCTCCGTCTCAGGGTTGTCCAACGAAGAACAGGAAGAATTGGATGCAATCCCTGAGAGAATAGATGACTTGGAGAAGGATAAGCAGTATTTGGAGAGCCAGACCACTCCCGATTCAGTCGCAATATCTCAAGTAAAGGGAGTCTTAGACGAAAAATACCGGAGATGGGAGGAACTGGAAGCGAAAAAGGAGATCAAATTCGAAGACTCCTTGGATCGGGTTGCAGCATGGGAGACGTGGCGATTAAAAAAGTGGGAACCCTGGGCGGCAGAGGCATTACCGAAGACCCGGATTCAAAAGTTTTACGGGGAACTTTTTGCCGCTTACCAGCGTTTCCAAAAAGAAGGGGAAGATATAGAGCTTGTTTGGGGACATGGCTTATTACTTTGGGTAGTAAAGAACTTTTATGTTCGCCGCCCCGTATTGACCACCAGAATGGAGCTTAATTTCGAGGCAGAAAGAGGAATTTTTTCCGTAACGCCAACCGAGGGGGTCACTCGGTTGGAAACAGATATGCTTACCCTGATAGACCTTCCCAATGTTTCTTTATTGGCGGAGCGGAATGTGTCAATGATTTTGAGACACCCGGGTTCTATAATTAGTGTATCTCTGTTAGGCTTCCCTCCTTGCTCTTGA
- the lepA gene encoding translation elongation factor 4, whose protein sequence is MPNIRNFSIIAHIDHGKSTLADRLIQHTGMVGEREFRDQLLDTMDIERERGITIKSNTITLPYKAKDGEQYALNLIDTPGHVDFSYEVSRALASCEGVLLVVDASQGVQAQTLANLYLAMEHDLAIIPVINKIDLPSADVNMVKEQIDQELGLDPELAILCSAKEGIGIEAVLDAIVAQIPPPQGDRGRPLSALIFDAYYDPYRGVIVSFRVFDGVLKAGDLVRFMFHNAVYKVEEVGLFRLQRQPSPELAAGMVGYLIAGIKTVADTRVGDTITLDANPAAAPLPGFKEVKPVVFSSLYPVASDDYQSLAEALEKYKLNDAALVYTKDSSAALGQGFRCGFLGLLHLDIVQERLEREYNQSLIMTTPSVRYKFQLTDGSEAAIDNPQFYPDPVRIQKAFEPFIRAALIIPERYMGAVMKLCLERRGVNSTFSYPSPGRIEITIELPLAEVVFDFYDRLKTVTQGYGSFDYELIDYRESDLVKLDILVNSEKVDALSTIVFKDKAREWGVRICDRLKEEIPRQQFKIAIQGAVGGKIISRSTISAFRKDVTAKCYGGDITRKRKLLEKQKKGKKRMKMVGNIMIPQSAFVAVLRSETED, encoded by the coding sequence ATGCCCAATATTCGCAATTTTAGCATCATAGCCCATATCGATCACGGCAAGTCCACTCTGGCCGACCGTTTGATCCAGCACACCGGCATGGTGGGAGAGCGGGAATTCCGGGATCAGCTCCTCGATACCATGGACATCGAACGGGAGCGGGGGATTACGATTAAGAGCAATACCATCACCCTACCCTATAAGGCCAAGGATGGGGAGCAGTATGCCCTCAATCTCATCGATACCCCCGGACATGTGGATTTTTCCTACGAAGTGAGCCGGGCCCTGGCCTCCTGCGAGGGGGTCCTCCTGGTAGTGGACGCCTCCCAGGGAGTGCAGGCCCAGACCCTGGCCAATCTCTATCTGGCCATGGAGCATGATCTGGCCATCATTCCGGTAATCAACAAGATCGACCTGCCCTCGGCGGACGTTAACATGGTCAAGGAGCAGATCGACCAAGAGCTGGGTCTGGACCCGGAGCTGGCCATTCTGTGTTCTGCCAAGGAGGGGATCGGCATCGAAGCCGTCCTGGACGCCATTGTGGCTCAGATCCCGCCCCCTCAAGGTGATCGCGGCAGACCACTTTCGGCTCTCATCTTTGACGCCTACTATGATCCTTACCGGGGGGTCATAGTTAGTTTTCGGGTGTTTGACGGCGTCCTCAAGGCTGGCGACCTGGTCCGCTTCATGTTTCATAACGCGGTTTATAAGGTGGAGGAAGTAGGTCTCTTTCGATTACAGCGGCAGCCGTCGCCCGAACTGGCCGCCGGTATGGTGGGCTATCTCATCGCCGGCATCAAGACCGTTGCCGATACCCGGGTGGGCGACACCATCACCCTGGACGCCAACCCTGCAGCGGCGCCCCTACCCGGCTTTAAAGAGGTGAAGCCTGTAGTATTCTCCTCCCTCTATCCGGTTGCCTCAGATGACTATCAGTCCCTGGCCGAGGCCCTGGAAAAATATAAGCTCAACGATGCCGCCCTGGTCTATACCAAGGACTCCTCCGCCGCTTTAGGTCAGGGTTTCCGCTGCGGCTTCCTCGGGTTGCTGCACCTGGACATCGTCCAGGAACGTCTGGAGCGTGAGTATAATCAGTCTTTGATCATGACCACCCCCAGTGTCCGCTATAAGTTTCAGTTGACCGATGGCAGTGAGGCAGCTATTGACAATCCGCAGTTCTATCCCGATCCCGTGCGTATTCAGAAGGCCTTCGAACCCTTTATTCGGGCGGCGCTCATCATCCCGGAGCGTTATATGGGCGCAGTCATGAAGCTCTGTCTGGAACGACGGGGGGTCAATTCCACTTTCAGCTACCCGTCTCCTGGGCGGATTGAAATCACCATTGAGTTGCCTCTGGCCGAAGTGGTTTTTGACTTTTATGACCGACTCAAGACCGTTACCCAGGGCTATGGGTCCTTTGATTATGAGCTTATCGATTACCGGGAGAGCGACCTCGTGAAGTTGGACATATTGGTGAATAGTGAGAAGGTAGATGCTCTCTCTACTATCGTCTTCAAAGACAAGGCTCGGGAGTGGGGGGTGCGCATCTGCGACCGGCTCAAGGAGGAAATTCCCCGGCAGCAGTTTAAAATTGCCATCCAGGGGGCCGTCGGCGGCAAGATCATCTCACGTTCCACTATCTCCGCCTTTCGCAAAGACGTTACCGCCAAATGCTATGGCGGCGACATTACCCGCAAACGCAAGCTCCTTGAAAAACAGAAGAAAGGCAAAAAGCGGATGAAGATGGTCGGCAATATCATGATTCCTCAGAGCGCCTTTGTGGCGGTACTCCGGAGTGAGACGGAGGATTGA
- a CDS encoding type II toxin-antitoxin system RelE/ParE family toxin has protein sequence MINLVWHKSFIRDFKKTRRKYPEITEKLEKALKIFVNDPYHPILGTHKLSGKLKGHYAFGLG, from the coding sequence GTGATTAATCTGGTCTGGCATAAAAGCTTTATCAGGGATTTTAAAAAGACCAGAAGGAAATATCCTGAAATCACCGAAAAATTAGAGAAGGCTTTAAAAATATTCGTCAATGATCCATACCACCCTATTCTTGGCACCCATAAGCTCTCAGGAAAGTTGAAGGGTCATTATGCCTTTGGTTTAGGATAG
- a CDS encoding enoyl-CoA hydratase/isomerase family protein, translating into MSWVTSTVGNGIATVCMQRGKVNALNELMVGELQQAFQDLKADSSVKAVILTGSGKFFSFGFDIPEFISYPRNAFEAYIQRFSRFCNDLFLFPKPLVVALNGHTIAGGCVLAIAGDARIMVSGKAKISLNEITFGSTVFPSIMAQLQYWVGSRQAQAMLFSGEMYSAEAALAMGLVDQVVEEADIIPVSRLEAMELAEQDTTAFASLKKLLRRPHVEAMQPYEAASIQEFLDIWYSPATREKLKQIQIHE; encoded by the coding sequence ATGAGCTGGGTGACGTCAACGGTGGGAAACGGCATTGCCACGGTTTGCATGCAGCGGGGGAAAGTCAATGCCCTCAATGAGTTGATGGTGGGAGAGCTGCAGCAGGCTTTTCAAGACCTCAAAGCTGACTCCTCAGTGAAGGCTGTCATTCTGACCGGAAGCGGTAAATTCTTTTCCTTCGGCTTTGATATTCCAGAATTTATCAGCTATCCGCGAAACGCCTTCGAGGCCTATATCCAGCGTTTCTCCCGTTTTTGCAACGATTTGTTTCTCTTCCCTAAACCCCTCGTGGTGGCCTTAAATGGCCATACCATTGCCGGGGGCTGTGTTTTGGCCATTGCCGGCGATGCCCGCATCATGGTATCCGGCAAAGCCAAGATTTCCTTAAATGAGATTACCTTTGGGTCCACGGTGTTCCCCAGTATTATGGCCCAGTTGCAATATTGGGTAGGCTCCCGGCAGGCGCAGGCCATGCTCTTCAGCGGGGAGATGTATAGTGCCGAAGCCGCCTTGGCCATGGGCCTGGTCGATCAGGTCGTGGAAGAAGCGGATATCATCCCGGTATCCCGGTTGGAAGCAATGGAATTGGCGGAACAAGACACCACGGCCTTTGCCAGTCTCAAAAAGCTGTTGCGGCGGCCTCATGTCGAGGCCATGCAACCCTATGAAGCGGCATCGATCCAGGAATTTTTGGATATCTGGTACTCCCCCGCCACCCGGGAAAAATTAAAGCAGATTCAAATCCATGAGTAG
- a CDS encoding heavy metal translocating P-type ATPase — translation MIGRFAKLGVYQELFRSRDFCIAFSAGLLALASYIVDYSSLSPWIHEDLFLPITTAIRKLLGSASVGFDSRSPSVYGIVLALFSVAINGLPIIWGAIKGLAERTVNVDELVSLAIIASLIQGEFLAAAVVSFVMTIGGLIEEATSDSARRAIKFLIRISPHTATVVRDDKELLVPIEDLRVGDHILVKPGERVPVDAVIISGVSAVDESIMTGESLPLDKLAGDTILAGTLNYNGVLTAKALKVGSDTTLGQIIKLVSEAELYRPQTVRLIDRYARWFTPVILLCASVAWILTGDLSRAIAVLIVGCPCALILAAPTATVAALGRAAKAGVLVKGGQYLEQAAFTKAVLFDKTGTLTLGEPRVVEIISSEGLTKEDVLSYAASAEQHCTHPLARAIIKAAHYAKVVVSGAENAFHEIGLGVRAMVAGSMIEVGNASACASTMAFSRPLQEYVDRSISLGITPLVVLRDQQPVGLFGVTDKIRPAAGPTIQEFKNLGIDEVAIVSGDHENSARRIALSVNIDKVYANLKPQDKVAIIKTYQLQNLPVMFIGDGINDAPALATSQIGVAMGAAGTDVALETADIALTHDDISRLPWLIRLSRRMLGIIKANIIFGLTFNAMAVLASGMGWLTPIMAAITHNLGSVLVVMASASLAMYPDNVRNSSSKIKPR, via the coding sequence ATGATCGGGCGTTTTGCAAAGTTGGGGGTTTATCAGGAACTGTTCAGGTCGCGTGATTTTTGTATCGCCTTCAGTGCCGGATTGTTGGCGTTGGCCAGTTACATCGTCGACTACAGCAGCCTGTCTCCTTGGATTCATGAAGACCTATTTCTCCCGATTACAACTGCGATAAGAAAACTGTTGGGCAGCGCCAGCGTCGGTTTTGACAGCCGGTCTCCGAGCGTCTACGGGATTGTCCTTGCTCTGTTTTCAGTTGCCATTAATGGTCTGCCCATTATTTGGGGGGCCATCAAGGGGTTGGCTGAACGCACCGTTAACGTCGATGAACTTGTCAGCCTCGCCATCATCGCCAGTCTGATCCAGGGAGAGTTTTTAGCCGCCGCGGTGGTAAGTTTTGTGATGACCATCGGTGGCTTGATCGAAGAAGCGACCAGTGATTCGGCTCGCCGAGCCATTAAATTTTTGATTCGGATTTCGCCGCACACCGCCACTGTTGTGAGAGACGACAAAGAACTTCTGGTTCCCATCGAAGACCTGAGGGTCGGGGACCACATCCTTGTCAAACCGGGGGAACGTGTTCCCGTCGACGCGGTTATCATTTCGGGTGTTTCGGCGGTAGATGAATCGATTATGACCGGGGAATCATTGCCCCTAGACAAACTGGCCGGCGACACCATCCTGGCCGGCACCCTGAATTACAACGGCGTGCTGACAGCCAAAGCCCTCAAGGTGGGGAGCGATACCACGTTGGGCCAGATCATCAAGTTGGTTAGTGAGGCCGAATTGTACCGGCCTCAAACCGTTAGACTGATCGATCGATATGCCCGGTGGTTTACGCCCGTAATCCTGTTGTGCGCCAGCGTTGCCTGGATACTCACGGGCGATCTCAGCCGGGCCATTGCCGTTCTAATCGTCGGTTGTCCCTGCGCCTTGATTTTGGCGGCTCCCACGGCAACGGTGGCGGCATTGGGCCGGGCCGCCAAGGCGGGAGTACTCGTGAAGGGAGGGCAGTACCTTGAACAGGCGGCATTTACCAAGGCGGTCCTTTTTGATAAGACCGGAACCTTAACACTGGGAGAGCCGAGGGTGGTGGAGATCATCTCCTCTGAAGGACTCACCAAAGAAGACGTTCTCTCCTATGCGGCAAGCGCCGAGCAGCATTGCACCCACCCGTTGGCTCGGGCGATTATTAAGGCAGCCCATTATGCCAAGGTGGTAGTCAGCGGCGCGGAAAACGCTTTTCATGAGATCGGGCTTGGTGTTCGGGCCATGGTTGCCGGTTCAATGATTGAGGTCGGTAACGCCTCAGCTTGTGCGAGCACCATGGCATTTTCCCGGCCTCTCCAAGAGTATGTGGACAGGTCAATTTCGCTCGGCATTACCCCGCTTGTCGTTTTACGGGATCAGCAACCTGTTGGATTATTCGGGGTGACGGATAAGATTCGACCGGCGGCGGGTCCAACCATCCAGGAGTTTAAAAATCTTGGGATCGATGAGGTAGCGATTGTATCCGGTGATCACGAAAATTCGGCTAGACGCATTGCCCTGTCGGTTAATATTGACAAGGTTTACGCAAACTTAAAACCTCAGGACAAAGTGGCTATCATCAAAACCTATCAACTACAGAATTTGCCGGTAATGTTTATTGGCGACGGCATCAACGACGCCCCGGCTCTCGCAACTTCACAAATCGGTGTGGCCATGGGCGCCGCCGGGACCGATGTTGCTCTGGAAACGGCAGATATAGCCCTCACCCACGATGATATCTCACGATTGCCTTGGCTGATTCGACTTTCTCGAAGAATGCTTGGCATTATCAAGGCCAATATCATTTTTGGATTGACCTTTAACGCCATGGCGGTCCTGGCCAGCGGCATGGGATGGTTAACCCCGATCATGGCTGCCATAACCCATAATCTAGGAAGTGTTTTGGTCGTTATGGCATCAGCCAGCCTGGCAATGTATCCCGACAATGTACGAAATTCCAGTTCTAAAATTAAACCGCGGTAA